The sequence GAGGAGATGTTGACGATGGCGCCGCGCTTGGCCTCCCGCATGATGGCGGCCGCCTTGCGCGTCCCGTTCCAGGTACCCTTCAGGTGCACGTCGATGACCAGGTCGAAGTCGTTTTCGGTCATGGTGCGCATGGTCGCGTCGCGGGTGATGCCGGCGTTGTTGACCATCACGTCGAGCGAGCCGAAGCGTTGGACGGCTGCGCCCAGCATCTCGTCGACCTGCTCGGCGTGCACAACGTTGCATCGGACGGCGTGGGCGACGTCCGCGCCACCGAGCTTGTCGGCTGCTGCCGTGGCGGCGTCGAGGTCGAGGTCACCGATCACCACACGGGCGCCGGCCTCGACAAAGGTCCGGGCGATTTCGAAGCCGATACCCTGAGCGCCTCCGGTGACGACGGCGGTGCGGTTGGCGAGCAGTTCCATGGAAGTCCTTTCGACATGACGAGTGCCCTCCCGCCACTCGGGGGTTTCCGGCACCAGCCGAATATATCGGCGCAGAACCCTCCTGGACGGGTCGGAATCATCGGGATCTCCTATGGCGGCGTGGTCCGATTCGTATTGGACATGCGGCGACTACCATCCGACAGTGACTTCATGACAACTTTGCAGGCCGGTGATTCCATGACCACATCTCAGGTCGGCGACGACGATTTTCAGGACATCCTCGCCCAGACGCGCAGTTTCGTTCGCTCCGCTGTGGTTCCCCGCGAGCAGGAGATCATGGATGCCGACGCGATCCCCGACGACATCCGCGAGGCTGCCAAAGCGATGGGGCTGTTCGGGTACGCGATCCCGCAGGAGTGGGGCGGACTCGGCTTGGACCTGACGCAGGATGTGGAACTGGCGATGGAGCTCGGTTACACGTCGCTGTCCCTGCGCTCCATGTTCGGTACCAACAACGGCATCGCCGGGCAGGTGCTCGTGGCGTTCGGCACGGACGAGCAGAAAGAGACGTGGCTCGAGCGCATCGCGTCGGGCGAGGTGGTGGCGTCGTTCGCGCTCACCGAACCGGGCGCGGGGTCGGACCCCGCGGGACTGCGCACCAAGGCGACGCGGACCGGCGACGGCTGGATCATCAACGGCGAGAAGCGGTTCATCACCAATGCACCACTCGCGGACCTGTTCGTCGTGTTCGCCCGCACCCGCCCCGCAGACGCGGACGGCACCGGCATCGCCGTGTTCCTCGTCCCCGCCGACGCCGACGGAGTGCAGGTAGGCGCGAAGGACCGCAAGATGGGCCAGGAAGGGGCCTGGACCGCGGACGTGCATTTCACCGATGTGTGCGTGCCTGATTCCGCTCTCGTCGGGGGAAGCGAGGACGTCGGCTACCGTGCCGCGATGACGTCGCTGGCGCGCGGCCGGGTGCACATCGCCGCGCTGTCGGTGGGTGCGGCCCAGCGCGCACTCGACGAGTCGGTGGCGTACGCCGCCACCGCTACTCAGGGCGGCAGCGCGATCGGCGACTTTCAGCTGGTGCAGGCCATGATCGCCGATCAGCAGACCGGCGTGATGGCGGGGCGGGCACTCGTCCGGGACGCCGCCCGGGCGTGGGTGTCCGGTGAGGACCGGC comes from Rhodococcus oxybenzonivorans and encodes:
- the fabG gene encoding 3-oxoacyl-ACP reductase FabG — encoded protein: MELLANRTAVVTGGAQGIGFEIARTFVEAGARVVIGDLDLDAATAAADKLGGADVAHAVRCNVVHAEQVDEMLGAAVQRFGSLDVMVNNAGITRDATMRTMTENDFDLVIDVHLKGTWNGTRKAAAIMREAKRGAIVNISSLSGKVGMVGQTNYSAAKAGIVGLSKAAAKELAHHGVRVNAIAPGLIRSAMTEAMPQKAWDQKMSEIPIGRAGEAGEVANVALFLASDLSSYMTGTVLEVTGGRFM
- a CDS encoding acyl-CoA dehydrogenase family protein produces the protein MTTSQVGDDDFQDILAQTRSFVRSAVVPREQEIMDADAIPDDIREAAKAMGLFGYAIPQEWGGLGLDLTQDVELAMELGYTSLSLRSMFGTNNGIAGQVLVAFGTDEQKETWLERIASGEVVASFALTEPGAGSDPAGLRTKATRTGDGWIINGEKRFITNAPLADLFVVFARTRPADADGTGIAVFLVPADADGVQVGAKDRKMGQEGAWTADVHFTDVCVPDSALVGGSEDVGYRAAMTSLARGRVHIAALSVGAAQRALDESVAYAATATQGGSAIGDFQLVQAMIADQQTGVMAGRALVRDAARAWVSGEDRRIAPSVAKLFCTEMVGKVADLAVQIHGGTGYMRDVPVERIYRDVRLLRLYEGTSEIQRLIIGRGLVKRAQR